The following are encoded together in the Pseudodesulfovibrio indicus genome:
- a CDS encoding DUF1858 domain-containing protein — translation MTNRITPDMTLLDVVHRYRSTEAVFRARDEQAGECLLCKALFETVADVAARYGLDLEALLADLEAAAESE, via the coding sequence GTGACGAACCGCATCACCCCGGACATGACCCTGCTGGACGTGGTCCACCGATACCGCTCGACCGAGGCGGTCTTCCGCGCCCGCGACGAACAGGCGGGCGAATGTTTGCTCTGCAAGGCGCTCTTCGAGACCGTGGCCGACGTGGCCGCCCGCTACGGCCTGGACCTCGAAGCACTCCTGGCCGACCTCGAAGCCGCCGCCGAATCCGAATAG
- a CDS encoding NAD(P)H-hydrate dehydratase, producing the protein MLAVAGTVPDPTVPVLDAVVEFAGGVLRVAGRELPPDRGTPALLGAAVAACRFLELSLPHAFLVGDEGLGRGSRALYERMVEVLPGRDFSTLAFHYLQPDVDWHNRVLFAAQSMAPAPALIADAGFMYAAKMSGQAGEYGLFTPDAGELAFLADEDAPHPFYTRGFILQDEHRIPELIARAYAHGNAAACLLVKGSTDRMADCTGVLAEVSGPSVEAMEAMGGTGDTVTGMACALMEYGLPAPRAAQVAAQANRYAGEAARPTPASQIGELIAHIPAALKRALEELP; encoded by the coding sequence ATGCTCGCCGTAGCCGGAACCGTGCCGGACCCGACCGTGCCCGTGCTGGACGCGGTGGTGGAGTTTGCGGGTGGCGTGCTCCGGGTGGCCGGGCGCGAACTGCCGCCCGACCGGGGGACGCCCGCCCTGCTGGGAGCCGCCGTGGCCGCCTGCCGCTTCCTGGAACTTTCCCTGCCTCACGCCTTTCTGGTGGGGGACGAGGGACTGGGCAGGGGCAGCCGCGCCCTGTACGAGCGCATGGTCGAGGTCCTGCCCGGACGAGATTTTTCGACCCTCGCCTTCCACTATCTCCAGCCCGACGTGGACTGGCACAACCGGGTCCTGTTCGCGGCCCAGTCCATGGCCCCGGCGCCCGCGCTCATCGCGGACGCGGGGTTCATGTACGCGGCCAAGATGAGCGGCCAGGCCGGGGAGTACGGGCTGTTCACCCCGGACGCCGGGGAGCTGGCCTTCCTGGCCGACGAGGACGCGCCGCACCCGTTCTACACGCGCGGCTTCATCCTCCAGGACGAGCACCGCATCCCGGAGCTGATCGCCAGGGCCTATGCCCACGGCAACGCGGCGGCCTGCCTGCTGGTCAAGGGAAGCACGGACCGGATGGCGGATTGCACCGGGGTCCTGGCCGAGGTCTCCGGCCCGTCCGTGGAGGCCATGGAGGCCATGGGCGGCACGGGCGACACGGTCACGGGCATGGCCTGCGCCCTGATGGAATACGGATTGCCCGCGCCCAGGGCGGCCCAGGTGGCGGCCCAGGCCAACCGCTATGCGGGCGAGGCGGCGCGGCCCACCCCGGCCTCGCAGATCGGGGAGCTCATCGCCCACATCCCGGCGGCGCTTAAGCGCGCCCTGGAGGAACTCCCGTGA
- a CDS encoding DUF3343 domain-containing protein, which produces MAFFDLFRKKGSGPRPDGRADRGLLVFEHTSEVIRAEKVLKDSGREIRVMGPPPEIQKGCDLVVEFPLMEKLDVQRVLAGAGLSPLEIVPVTGPLLAPVDLFQVKDFGDHLMVRAANMKLTVDKQTLVIVNVSGGGCPDVPYIAARLIGQRLGEGPAPREIGHTLCGYALDLAYEEMVRRCSP; this is translated from the coding sequence TTGGCCTTCTTCGATCTGTTCAGGAAAAAAGGCTCCGGCCCCCGCCCGGACGGGCGAGCGGACCGGGGCCTGCTCGTGTTCGAGCACACCAGCGAGGTCATCCGGGCCGAGAAGGTCCTCAAGGACTCGGGCCGCGAGATCCGGGTCATGGGGCCGCCCCCGGAGATCCAGAAGGGGTGCGACCTGGTGGTCGAGTTCCCGCTCATGGAGAAGCTCGACGTCCAGCGCGTCCTGGCCGGTGCCGGGCTTTCTCCCCTGGAGATCGTGCCGGTGACCGGCCCGCTGCTGGCCCCGGTGGATCTCTTCCAGGTCAAGGACTTCGGGGACCACCTCATGGTCCGGGCCGCCAACATGAAGCTCACCGTGGACAAGCAAACCCTGGTCATCGTCAACGTGTCCGGCGGCGGCTGCCCGGACGTGCCGTATATCGCGGCCCGGCTCATCGGGCAACGGCTGGGGGAAGGCCCGGCCCCGCGCGAGATCGGCCACACTCTGTGCGGCTACGCCCTGGACCTGGCCTACGAGGAGATGGTGCGCCGATGCTCGCCGTAG